A single Penaeus chinensis breed Huanghai No. 1 chromosome 7, ASM1920278v2, whole genome shotgun sequence DNA region contains:
- the LOC125027148 gene encoding uncharacterized protein LOC125027148 isoform X1, with protein MGRRVSVVLALALLWTAAEACDSGYIRCASGDRCVKFAYLCDGDNDCGDMSDENICSVTRSNRQLRHFNATAGQAVTREMITTYETTLPPTTTLPPPPPPNNVEESEALGQKFARTFNDTLHHPSCPKLYTSVGNKCLSLLYFVKVGWGEARALCSAVGGELVRYPSASEGEFAALLKYLREIQMTTDFWVGGRYTKDTEAWAWLDDAPMDLGSPYWAVRHTDNCSSRQQESAPDGKPGDVAYWTNTSACYHYEQAPRRDSHELCAAVTFRHYFYISDEDCLSVKSPLCEHVPSTAHDLTLAVDP; from the exons ATGGGACGCCGTGTGAGCGTGGTACTGGCACTGGCACTCTTGTGGACAG CTGCCGAAGCCTGCGACTCTGGATATATCAGATGTGCCTCCGGGGACAGATGCGTGAAATTTGCATACCTCTGTGACGGTGACAACGACTGCGGCGACATGTCCGACGAAAACATCTGTTCG GTGACCCGGTCAAACAGACAACTCAGGCACTTCAATGCAACAGCTGGGCAAGCAGTCACGAGGGAGATGATAA CAACCTACGAAACCACACTTCCTCCGACCActaccctgcctcctcctcccccacccaacaACGTGGAGGAGAGCGAGGCGCTGGGTCAGAAGTTCGCTCGGACCTTCAACGACACACTCCACCACCCAAGCTGCCCCAAGCTCTACACCAGCGTCGGGAACaagtgcctctctctcctctacttcgtCAAG GTCGGCTGGGGGGAGGCGAGGGCCCTGTGCTCGGCCGTCGGCGGGGAGCTGGTTCGCTACCCTTCTGCCTCCGAAGGGGAGTTCGCTGCTCTCCTGAAGTACCTGCGGGAGATCC AGATGACGACGGACTTCTGGGTGGGAGGCCGGTACACGAAGGACACCGAGGCGTGGGCGTGGCTGGACGACGCCCCGATGGACCTCGGCTCGCCCTACTGGGCCGTCAG ACACACCGACAATTGCAGCAGCCGCCAGCAGGAGTCGGCGCCAGACGGGAAGCCTGGAGACGTCGCCTACTGGACCAACACTTCGGCCTGCTACCACTACGAGCAGGCGCCCCGGCGTGACTCCCACGAGCTCTGCGCCGCCGTCACCTTCCGCCACTACTTCTACATTAGCGACGAGGACTGCCTCAGCGTCAAGAGCCCTCTGTGTGAACATGTTCCCAGCACCGCTCATGACCTCACGCTCGCTGTGGATCCGTGA